The Halorientalis sp. IM1011 genome window below encodes:
- a CDS encoding DUF5817 domain-containing protein, which produces MYAVVGCSECDALRVVEGRPERSECPRCGTSRKFEKLKQFVTTEDPDHAREVRAAMLAKRQGREDAFADLDSFAEMERYLDEAGVDDEEYLEGSGVDTDEVGAAAARAEQGAGGGRSRKETVLAALREQDEPTAASVVDYATERGVPAAYVRDALEKLVRRGEVTESGGTYRLL; this is translated from the coding sequence ATGTACGCGGTGGTCGGGTGTAGCGAGTGCGACGCGCTCCGGGTCGTCGAGGGCCGTCCAGAGCGGTCGGAGTGTCCGCGGTGTGGGACGAGCCGGAAGTTCGAGAAGCTCAAGCAGTTCGTCACGACCGAGGACCCGGACCACGCCCGCGAGGTCCGGGCGGCGATGCTGGCCAAACGCCAGGGCCGCGAGGACGCCTTCGCCGACCTCGATTCCTTCGCCGAGATGGAGCGGTATCTGGACGAGGCCGGGGTCGACGACGAGGAGTACCTCGAAGGATCGGGCGTCGACACCGACGAGGTCGGGGCCGCGGCCGCCCGAGCCGAGCAGGGTGCCGGAGGCGGGCGGAGTCGCAAGGAGACGGTACTGGCCGCACTGCGGGAGCAGGACGAACCGACAGCGGCGAGCGTGGTCGACTACGCAACCGAGCGCGGCGTGCCGGCGGCGTACGTCCGGGACGCCCTCGAAAAACTCGTCCGCCGGGGCGAGGTGACCGAGAGCGGCGGCACCTACCGGCTCCTGTGA
- the hmgA gene encoding hydroxymethylglutaryl-CoA reductase (NADPH), protein MTDPSDLARRLREGELRLHELDDHADPETAAAARREFVAGETDTDLDTVGEYAFDAETAEPNIENMIGGTQVPVGVVGPVEIDGGAVEGERYLPLATTEGALIASVNRGCSAIRAAGGATARVLKNGMTRAPVFTVEDVGEAATVAAWVRENTDRLAEAAESTTSHGELTDVTPYVVGDSVFLRFTYDTKDAMGMNMATIATEEACGVVEAETPASLVALSGNLCTDKKPAAINAVEGRGRTVAADVFIPHDLVEERFKTTADAIAEANTRKNLVGSAKAGSLGFNAHAANTVAAAFLALGQDIAQVVEGSNAITTVEERDEGLYASLTIASLEVGTVGGGTGLATQAEALDVVGVTGGGDPAGSNADALAEVIATAALAGELSLLAALASRHLSSAHEELGR, encoded by the coding sequence ATGACCGATCCGTCCGACCTCGCCCGTCGCCTCCGCGAGGGCGAACTGCGACTTCACGAACTTGACGACCACGCCGACCCCGAGACGGCCGCCGCGGCCCGCCGGGAATTCGTCGCGGGAGAGACCGACACCGACCTCGACACCGTCGGTGAGTACGCCTTCGACGCCGAGACCGCCGAACCGAACATCGAGAACATGATCGGTGGGACGCAGGTCCCCGTCGGCGTCGTCGGCCCCGTCGAGATCGACGGGGGCGCGGTCGAGGGCGAGCGCTACCTCCCGCTGGCCACCACCGAGGGCGCGCTGATCGCCAGCGTCAACCGCGGCTGTTCGGCCATCCGGGCGGCCGGTGGCGCGACCGCACGCGTCCTCAAGAACGGGATGACCCGCGCACCCGTGTTCACCGTCGAGGACGTGGGCGAGGCCGCGACCGTCGCCGCGTGGGTCCGGGAGAACACCGACCGACTGGCCGAAGCCGCCGAGTCCACTACCAGCCACGGCGAGTTGACCGACGTGACACCCTACGTCGTCGGGGATAGCGTCTTCCTGCGATTCACCTACGACACCAAAGACGCCATGGGGATGAACATGGCCACTATCGCCACCGAGGAGGCCTGCGGCGTGGTCGAGGCGGAGACGCCCGCGTCGCTCGTCGCGCTGTCGGGCAACCTCTGTACCGACAAGAAACCCGCGGCGATCAACGCCGTGGAGGGCCGCGGTCGCACCGTCGCCGCCGACGTGTTCATCCCCCACGACCTCGTCGAGGAGCGGTTCAAGACGACCGCCGACGCCATCGCCGAGGCCAACACCCGCAAGAACCTCGTCGGCAGCGCCAAGGCAGGGAGCCTGGGATTCAACGCCCACGCCGCAAACACCGTCGCCGCGGCCTTCCTCGCGCTGGGCCAGGACATCGCCCAGGTGGTCGAGGGATCGAACGCCATCACGACCGTCGAGGAGCGCGACGAGGGACTGTACGCCAGCCTGACTATCGCCTCGCTGGAGGTCGGCACCGTCGGCGGCGGGACCGGCCTCGCCACGCAGGCCGAAGCCCTCGACGTGGTCGGCGTCACAGGCGGCGGAGATCCGGCGGGGAGCAACGCCGACGCGCTCGCGGAGGTGATCGCGACCGCCGCACTGGCCGGCGAACTCTCACTGCTCGCCGCGCTCGCCTCTCGCCACCTCTCCTCGGCTCACGAGGAACTGGGTCGGTAG
- a CDS encoding GNAT family N-acetyltransferase — protein sequence MSPFGSFDLDDDDRMAIYRYVERHGVVDTSEVAEHVGIDPETFRHHVSILKRDGYVRETTEGKLRIRLDCGESEEHETAGLNYAIRPACQADATGLLGVVREVADKQVHLVAESVAELIEYDDALLRHNAGETRVFFVATVEDEVVGWCQVEIPRMAKLSHTAEVTVGVLVEYRRYSIGSHLLQRGMEWARANGCRRVYNSLPETNELAVSFLQENGWRIEAVRNDHFEIDGDPVDEIMLAADLD from the coding sequence ATGAGTCCGTTCGGCTCCTTCGATCTCGACGACGACGACCGGATGGCGATCTACCGCTACGTCGAACGGCACGGGGTCGTCGACACGAGCGAGGTCGCCGAACACGTCGGTATCGACCCCGAGACGTTCCGCCATCACGTCTCCATCCTGAAACGGGACGGGTACGTCCGCGAGACCACCGAGGGAAAACTCCGGATCCGCCTCGACTGCGGCGAGAGTGAGGAACACGAGACTGCTGGGCTGAACTACGCGATCAGGCCGGCCTGTCAGGCCGACGCGACGGGGCTGCTCGGGGTCGTCCGTGAGGTCGCCGACAAGCAGGTGCATCTGGTCGCCGAGAGCGTCGCCGAACTGATCGAGTACGACGACGCACTGCTCAGACACAACGCCGGCGAGACGCGTGTCTTCTTCGTCGCTACCGTCGAGGACGAGGTCGTCGGCTGGTGTCAGGTCGAGATCCCCCGCATGGCGAAGCTCTCCCACACCGCCGAGGTCACCGTCGGCGTCCTCGTCGAGTACCGGCGGTACAGCATCGGGAGCCACCTCCTCCAGCGCGGGATGGAGTGGGCCCGCGCCAACGGCTGTCGGCGCGTGTACAACTCTCTCCCCGAGACCAACGAACTCGCGGTCTCCTTCCTGCAGGAGAACGGCTGGCGCATCGAGGCCGTCCGGAACGATCACTTCGAGATCGACGGCGACCCAGTCGACGAGATCATGCTCGCCGCCGACCTCGATTAG
- the nadC gene encoding carboxylating nicotinate-nucleotide diphosphorylase: MIPDSTIEGWLREDLGHHDVTNEVPGETTGRLVAKDSGVVAGLDAACAVFDYLDVTAERAAEAGDRVERGEAVLRVSGSAREVLRGERVAVNIAGHASGIATKTRRAVAAAQEVSDDVRIAATRKTTPGLRGIEKRAVVAGGGDTHRLDLSHMVMVKDNHVAEMGLEGAVSHFRERASFATKIEVEVENPEDAPRAADAGADIVLLDNMSPDQTAEAVDLLAERADDTLTEASGGITVADVPDYAGTGVDVISMGSLTHSADTLDYSFRTG; the protein is encoded by the coding sequence ATGATTCCAGATTCGACAATCGAGGGCTGGCTCCGGGAGGATCTGGGCCACCACGACGTGACCAACGAGGTCCCAGGGGAGACAACGGGGCGACTCGTCGCGAAGGATTCGGGTGTCGTCGCCGGGCTCGACGCCGCCTGCGCCGTCTTCGACTACCTCGACGTGACCGCCGAGCGTGCCGCGGAGGCCGGCGACCGCGTCGAGCGCGGCGAAGCGGTACTGCGCGTGTCGGGTTCCGCACGCGAGGTCCTGCGGGGTGAGCGCGTCGCGGTGAACATCGCGGGCCACGCCTCGGGCATCGCGACGAAGACCCGACGGGCGGTGGCGGCGGCCCAGGAGGTCAGCGACGACGTGCGGATCGCGGCCACCCGCAAGACGACGCCCGGCCTCCGCGGGATCGAGAAGCGCGCGGTCGTCGCGGGCGGCGGCGACACCCACCGGCTCGACCTCTCGCACATGGTGATGGTCAAGGACAACCACGTCGCCGAGATGGGACTCGAAGGCGCAGTCTCGCACTTCCGCGAGCGGGCCTCCTTCGCGACGAAGATCGAAGTCGAGGTCGAAAATCCGGAAGACGCGCCGCGGGCGGCCGATGCCGGCGCGGACATCGTGCTGCTGGACAACATGAGCCCCGACCAGACCGCGGAGGCGGTCGACCTGCTCGCCGAGCGTGCCGACGACACGCTGACGGAAGCCTCCGGGGGGATCACGGTCGCGGACGTACCGGACTACGCGGGGACGGGCGTCGACGTGATCTCGATGGGAAGCCTCACGCACTCGGCGGACACGCTGGATTACTCGTTCCGGACGGGCTAA
- the nadA gene encoding quinolinate synthase NadA has translation METAEFETDLSLFKYDNLEQLPPAYRDLDEGERTDRIEAALAELGDDVVILGHNYQRREIVEHADFVGDSYQLSKEAAEADADYVIFGGVTFMAESADIITDDDQSVILPSMEASCPMAGMAEALQVDAAWAEITAATDDEIVPITYMNSYADLKAFCAEQGGLVCTSSNAHKAFEYAFEKGEKVLFLPDKHLGENTAHRLDMADEIVEWDPWDPEGKDAEAAAENDIILWDGYCQVHERFRASHIEELREERPDANVVVHPECRREVVEAADVVGSTSTICETVANAEAGDTWAIGTEIHLANHLDRWHPEVEVLPLCGDACMDCNAMRQIDPNYLTWVLEELLEGRERNVIEVAPEEKELAQVALDRMLEI, from the coding sequence ATGGAAACAGCGGAGTTCGAGACGGACCTGAGTCTCTTCAAGTACGACAACTTAGAACAGCTCCCGCCGGCCTACCGGGACCTCGACGAGGGCGAGCGCACGGACCGCATCGAGGCCGCGCTGGCGGAGCTGGGCGACGACGTGGTCATCCTGGGGCACAACTACCAGCGCCGGGAGATCGTCGAGCACGCCGACTTCGTGGGCGACTCCTACCAGCTCTCGAAGGAGGCTGCCGAGGCCGACGCCGACTACGTGATCTTCGGCGGCGTGACGTTCATGGCCGAGAGCGCGGACATCATCACCGACGACGATCAGTCCGTGATCCTCCCGAGCATGGAGGCGTCCTGTCCGATGGCCGGCATGGCCGAGGCCCTGCAGGTCGACGCCGCGTGGGCGGAGATCACCGCCGCGACCGACGACGAGATCGTTCCGATCACGTACATGAACAGCTACGCGGACCTGAAGGCCTTCTGCGCCGAGCAGGGCGGACTGGTCTGTACCTCCTCGAACGCCCACAAGGCATTCGAGTACGCCTTCGAGAAGGGCGAGAAGGTCCTGTTCCTGCCCGACAAGCACCTCGGGGAGAACACGGCCCACCGGCTCGACATGGCAGACGAGATCGTCGAGTGGGACCCGTGGGACCCCGAGGGCAAAGACGCCGAGGCGGCTGCCGAGAACGATATCATCCTCTGGGACGGCTACTGCCAGGTCCACGAGCGGTTCCGCGCGAGCCACATCGAGGAGTTGCGCGAGGAGCGCCCGGACGCCAACGTGGTCGTTCACCCCGAGTGTCGCCGGGAGGTCGTCGAGGCCGCCGACGTGGTCGGCTCCACCTCCACGATCTGTGAGACCGTCGCGAACGCAGAAGCCGGCGACACCTGGGCCATCGGCACGGAGATCCACCTCGCCAACCACCTCGACCGCTGGCACCCCGAAGTGGAGGTCCTGCCCCTCTGTGGCGACGCCTGCATGGACTGCAACGCCATGCGCCAGATCGACCCGAACTACCTGACGTGGGTGCTGGAGGAACTACTCGAGGGTCGCGAGCGCAACGTCATCGAGGTCGCGCCCGAGGAGAAGGAGCTCGCACAGGTCGCCCTCGACCGGATGCTGGAGATCTGA
- a CDS encoding L-aspartate oxidase, whose protein sequence is MTDHNETDVLVVGSGIAGLASALAAAREGADVTVATKATRPEGASSWWAQGGIAIARDDPEQFKRDILDASSGTADPEAVDVLVENANAAVGDVLLETLDVEFDTTGMDADGDGEDDFDFGREAAHSKNRILHVDASTGKHVHVPFLNYLDAHDDVTIRDDTAALELIRHEGRVHGAVLESDGDFEPTYAGAVVLATGGIGDLYPRTTNPAGSTGDGIAMAALAGAEVTDMEYVQFHPTVCVGGDEPFLISEAVRGEGAVLRNGDVPESADSGARETESPGGERFMPDYHSDAELAPRDVVARAVKTERDETGEVTLDVSPLDFAGEFPDLVEKCEDHGVDWEDGIPVAPAEHFLCGGIDVDDLGRSSLDRLYAVGECARTGVHGANRLASTSLLEGLVWGLRAGEDAAGNEIDVIEAPELLERDPELPERFAEEKFHRLRRVMDEYVGLERDSDDLGRAMSVLRRLKGEVDAYTRTRTSRSLYELRSASVTALLIARQAAENGESVGCHHLVDTAAADGDEPAEPRADD, encoded by the coding sequence ATGACAGACCACAACGAAACAGACGTGCTCGTCGTGGGCTCCGGGATTGCAGGTCTCGCGAGCGCGCTCGCCGCCGCCCGCGAAGGCGCGGACGTGACCGTCGCGACGAAGGCTACCCGCCCCGAGGGTGCCTCCTCGTGGTGGGCACAGGGCGGCATCGCAATCGCGCGGGACGACCCCGAGCAGTTCAAGCGGGACATCCTCGACGCATCCAGCGGCACGGCCGATCCCGAGGCCGTGGACGTGCTGGTCGAGAACGCCAACGCCGCCGTCGGGGACGTGCTGCTGGAGACGCTCGATGTCGAGTTCGACACGACGGGGATGGACGCGGACGGCGACGGCGAGGACGACTTCGATTTCGGCCGCGAGGCCGCCCACTCCAAGAACCGCATCCTGCACGTCGACGCCTCGACGGGCAAACACGTCCACGTCCCCTTCCTGAACTATCTGGACGCCCACGACGACGTGACGATCCGGGACGACACCGCCGCGCTCGAACTGATCCGCCACGAGGGCCGGGTCCACGGCGCGGTGCTGGAGTCCGACGGGGACTTCGAGCCCACGTACGCGGGCGCGGTCGTCCTCGCCACCGGCGGCATCGGCGACCTCTACCCGCGCACGACCAACCCCGCCGGCTCGACCGGCGACGGCATCGCCATGGCCGCGCTTGCCGGAGCCGAGGTCACGGACATGGAGTACGTCCAGTTCCATCCGACAGTGTGCGTCGGCGGTGACGAACCCTTCCTGATCAGCGAAGCCGTCCGCGGCGAAGGTGCGGTCCTCCGGAACGGCGACGTCCCCGAGTCGGCAGACTCGGGGGCTCGGGAGACGGAGTCTCCCGGTGGCGAGCGGTTCATGCCCGACTATCACTCGGACGCCGAACTCGCGCCCCGTGACGTGGTGGCCCGTGCGGTCAAGACCGAACGCGACGAGACGGGCGAGGTCACGCTCGACGTGAGTCCGCTCGATTTCGCCGGGGAGTTCCCCGACCTCGTCGAGAAGTGCGAGGACCACGGCGTCGACTGGGAAGACGGCATCCCGGTCGCGCCTGCCGAGCACTTCCTCTGTGGCGGGATCGACGTCGACGACCTCGGGCGATCCAGCCTCGACCGACTCTACGCGGTCGGGGAGTGTGCCCGCACGGGCGTCCACGGCGCGAACCGGCTGGCCTCCACCTCGCTCCTGGAGGGGCTGGTCTGGGGCCTGCGCGCAGGCGAGGACGCGGCCGGCAACGAGATCGACGTGATCGAAGCGCCCGAACTGCTGGAACGCGATCCCGAGTTGCCCGAGCGGTTCGCCGAGGAGAAGTTCCACCGCCTCCGGCGCGTGATGGACGAGTACGTCGGGCTGGAGCGCGATTCCGACGACCTCGGCAGGGCGATGTCGGTCCTGCGGCGACTGAAAGGCGAGGTCGACGCCTACACCCGGACCCGGACCTCGCGGTCGCTGTACGAACTCCGGTCGGCCAGCGTCACGGCCCTGCTGATCGCCCGGCAGGCCGCCGAGAACGGCGAGTCGGTCGGCTGTCACCACCTCGTCGACACAGCGGCCGCGGACGGCGACGAACCGGCGGAACCGCGGGCCGACGACTGA
- a CDS encoding HAD family hydrolase encodes MTYDTVVFDNDGVLVGRTHFEVLREATAETFAKFDVTDPDPDHVEDMTIGATPSQVASVCDTYNLDPDTFWRTRDRTMSEAQQEEARAGRKTPYGDVSTISDLDINRGIVSSNQQATVDFLLDHFDMDGLFDAAYGREATIESLDLRKPNAHYLERALADLDADSALYVGDNESDIRAAENAGIDSAFIRRPHRTDWELNVWPTWDIDSLDDLHRICSA; translated from the coding sequence ATGACTTACGATACCGTCGTTTTCGACAACGACGGTGTCCTCGTCGGTCGGACCCATTTCGAGGTTCTCCGGGAGGCCACTGCCGAGACGTTCGCGAAGTTCGACGTGACCGATCCGGACCCCGACCACGTCGAGGACATGACCATCGGCGCGACCCCGTCACAGGTCGCGTCCGTCTGTGACACGTATAATCTCGACCCCGACACGTTCTGGCGCACCCGCGACCGGACGATGTCCGAGGCCCAGCAGGAGGAGGCCCGGGCGGGTCGGAAGACGCCCTACGGTGACGTGTCGACGATCTCCGACCTCGACATCAACCGGGGGATCGTCAGCTCGAACCAGCAGGCCACGGTCGATTTCCTGCTCGATCACTTCGACATGGACGGGCTGTTCGACGCCGCGTACGGCCGCGAGGCGACCATCGAGAGCCTCGACCTCCGCAAACCGAACGCCCACTATCTGGAGCGGGCCCTCGCCGACCTCGACGCCGACTCGGCGCTGTACGTCGGCGACAACGAGTCCGACATCCGGGCCGCCGAGAACGCCGGCATCGACTCGGCGTTCATCCGCCGGCCCCACAGGACGGACTGGGAACTCAACGTCTGGCCCACCTGGGACATCGACTCGCTGGACGACCTCCACCGGATCTGTAGCGCCTGA